In the genome of Misgurnus anguillicaudatus chromosome 11, ASM2758022v2, whole genome shotgun sequence, one region contains:
- the sfr1 gene encoding swi5-dependent recombination DNA repair protein 1 homolog, whose product METTPIKQTIHETNITPNTTRSLSSSSSKAEPMSASLKARLKRTRRTFTSPISVVKRLKIEDDIQPQTSQPEDTYHNVTDDRENETDINQNDMREQRDCEHNTEHDLIQQCEELKKQVKQKSETLRRLKMVKMYRKKNDLTQLQTLIEKWRSCAQSVLYELQNELTTEGQKMSLSQLIDNLGLDDKILHFDRTEEDFTDN is encoded by the exons ATGGAGACAACGCCGATAAAACAGACAATTCATGAAACTAACATTACACCGAATACAACACGGTCTTTATCAAGTAGCTCAAGTAAAGCTGAG CCCATGAGTGCCTCACTGAAGGCAAGGTTAAAACGAACACGGCGCACATTCACATCCCCCATCAGTGTTGTGAAACGCCTTAAAATTGAGGATGACATCCAACCACAGACTTCACAACCAGAAGACACTTACCACAACGTGACTGACGACAGAGAGAATGAGACTGATATTAACCAGAATGATATGAGGGAGCAAAGAGACTGTGAACATAACACAGAACATGACTTGATTCAGCAATGTGAAGAACTAAAGAAACAAGTTAAACAGAAATCAGAAACCTTGCGAAGATTAAAGATGGTCAAAATGTATCGAAAAAAG AATGACCTGACCCAGCTGCAGACGCTAATAGAGAAATGGAGAAGCTGTGCCCAATCTGTGCTGTATGAATTACAGAATGAACTGACCACAGAAGGCCAAAAAATGAGCCTTTCCCAGCTCATAGACAATTTGGGGTTAGATGACAAAATACTGCACTTTGATAGGACAGAAGAGGACTTCACAGACAATTGA